A section of the Corynebacterium auris genome encodes:
- a CDS encoding TetR/AcrR family transcriptional regulator, translating into MANPSVTKKKPAGSRRRNRPSPRQRLLDAASKLFTEEGIRVIGIDRILREADVAKASLYSLLGSKDNLVVAYLERVDEEYRQRWEARAAERADIDEKILAFFDLAIEEEPGKDFRGSPFLNAANEYPRPETESEERIVATCLNHRAWMRTTMSELLRRKNGYDSEGEADQLLIFLDGGLAGARFLRDVAPLETARELAVDLLGEPPADYSI; encoded by the coding sequence GTGGCTAACCCCAGCGTGACCAAGAAGAAGCCCGCAGGTTCGCGCCGCCGCAACCGCCCGAGCCCGCGGCAGAGGCTTCTCGACGCCGCCAGCAAGCTCTTCACCGAAGAAGGCATCCGCGTCATCGGCATTGACCGGATCCTCCGCGAGGCGGACGTCGCCAAGGCCTCGCTGTACTCTCTGCTCGGCTCCAAGGACAACCTGGTCGTTGCCTACCTGGAGCGCGTCGACGAGGAATACCGCCAGCGCTGGGAGGCCAGGGCGGCGGAGCGCGCGGACATTGACGAGAAGATCCTCGCGTTCTTCGATCTCGCCATCGAGGAGGAACCGGGCAAGGACTTCCGCGGGTCGCCCTTCCTCAACGCCGCCAACGAGTACCCCCGCCCCGAAACCGAGTCTGAGGAGCGGATCGTGGCCACCTGCCTGAACCACAGGGCGTGGATGCGTACCACCATGTCGGAGCTGCTGCGCCGCAAGAACGGCTACGATTCCGAGGGGGAGGCGGACCAGCTTCTTATCTTCCTCGACGGCGGGCTCGCCGGAGCGCGCTTCCTGCGCGACGTCGCCCCGCTGGAAACCGCGCGGGAGCTGGCGGTGGACCTGCTTGGCGAGCCGCCGGCGGATTACTCCATCTGA
- a CDS encoding GlsB/YeaQ/YmgE family stress response membrane protein, producing MTPTLGIIGWIVIGGLAGWIGSKIMGRDASMGLLANIVVGIIGGLLGGWLLSLFGVDVAGGGLFFSFLTCLLGAVVLLWLVNAMAGRSR from the coding sequence ATGACCCCCACCCTCGGCATTATCGGCTGGATCGTGATCGGCGGCCTGGCCGGCTGGATCGGCTCCAAGATTATGGGCCGTGACGCCTCGATGGGCCTGCTCGCGAACATCGTCGTCGGCATCATCGGCGGCCTCCTCGGCGGCTGGCTGCTGAGCCTGTTCGGCGTCGACGTAGCCGGCGGCGGCCTCTTCTTCAGCTTCCTGACGTGCCTGTTGGGCGCGGTGGTGCTGCTGTGGCTGGTCAACGCGATGGCCGGGCGCAGTCGATAG
- a CDS encoding universal stress protein, whose protein sequence is MTKEDIVVVAVDGSPASEAAVRWAANTAHKRDIPLRLAASYTMPQFLYAEGMVPPQELFDDLQRETVDTVDAARDIALEVAPELRIGHAVAEGSPIDMLLEMSKEATMIVMGSRGLGGLSGMVLGSVSGAVVSHAHCPVVVVREDSAVTEENKYGPVVVGVDGSDVSKEATEVAFQEAQARGAELIAVHTWMDTQVQGPGAGFTVTDDYWEEVQKEKAEVLEGYLADGREAHPDVKVRTIIARDRPVRALTEAAQAAQLLVTGSHGRGGFKGMLLGSTSRALLQAAPCPMMVVRPAD, encoded by the coding sequence ATGACCAAGGAAGATATCGTCGTCGTCGCCGTTGACGGCAGTCCCGCCTCCGAGGCCGCGGTGCGCTGGGCGGCCAACACCGCCCACAAGCGGGACATCCCCCTGCGGTTGGCCGCGAGCTACACCATGCCCCAGTTCCTCTATGCCGAGGGCATGGTCCCGCCGCAAGAGCTTTTCGACGACCTACAGCGCGAAACGGTGGACACCGTCGACGCTGCCCGCGACATTGCGCTCGAGGTGGCCCCCGAGCTGAGGATCGGCCACGCGGTGGCCGAGGGATCGCCCATCGACATGCTCCTGGAGATGTCCAAGGAGGCCACCATGATCGTCATGGGCTCCCGCGGCCTCGGCGGGCTGTCGGGGATGGTGCTGGGCTCCGTCTCGGGAGCCGTGGTCTCCCACGCGCATTGCCCGGTCGTCGTCGTCCGTGAGGACAGCGCGGTGACAGAGGAGAACAAGTACGGCCCCGTCGTCGTCGGCGTCGACGGATCCGACGTGTCAAAGGAGGCCACCGAGGTCGCCTTCCAGGAGGCCCAAGCCCGTGGTGCCGAGCTTATTGCGGTGCACACGTGGATGGACACGCAGGTGCAGGGCCCGGGCGCTGGCTTCACCGTCACGGACGACTACTGGGAGGAAGTGCAGAAGGAAAAGGCGGAGGTGCTCGAGGGCTACCTCGCTGACGGTCGCGAGGCCCACCCCGACGTGAAGGTGCGGACGATCATCGCCCGCGACCGGCCGGTGCGTGCCCTCACGGAGGCGGCGCAGGCGGCGCAGCTGCTGGTCACCGGCTCTCATGGGCGCGGCGGTTTCAAGGGCATGCTGCTCGGCTCCACCTCGCGCGCGCTGCTGCAGGCGGCGCCGTGCCCGATGATGGTGGTGCGCCCGGCCGACTAA
- a CDS encoding pseudouridine synthase, whose amino-acid sequence MARRKRKNEPPLPPRGGLGASRARLPEPATAYDFLCRVIEQQRHRHPRDNAKAVLQRFHDGEVVLRDGTPLAPDTLLAPGTDIFFYRRPAPETPVPFEIETVHEDENVLIVRKPPFMATMPRAAHITETATVRLRRATGNEELAPAHRLDRLTAGLLLFTKRREIRGAYQDMFARRSVRKVYEAIGADTGLRPPARWEHHIAKEHGDIAARIVEGAPVNALTIVRDVSPLPAAPLWGEAAARYELEPVTGKTHQLRVQMHAAGAPIVNDGVYPTVRGFGEEDFSAPMLLCAVGLSFTDPLSGENVSVSTPGYAG is encoded by the coding sequence ATGGCGCGCAGAAAACGCAAAAACGAACCCCCGCTACCCCCGCGGGGTGGGCTCGGGGCCTCGCGCGCCCGCCTGCCCGAACCCGCGACCGCCTACGATTTCCTTTGCCGAGTCATCGAGCAGCAGCGCCACCGCCACCCGCGTGACAACGCCAAAGCGGTGCTCCAACGCTTCCACGACGGCGAGGTAGTGCTTCGCGACGGCACCCCGCTCGCCCCCGACACCCTCCTCGCCCCGGGAACCGACATCTTTTTTTACCGCCGGCCAGCCCCCGAGACCCCGGTCCCCTTCGAGATTGAGACCGTCCACGAGGACGAGAACGTCCTCATTGTGCGCAAGCCCCCGTTTATGGCCACGATGCCGCGCGCGGCCCACATCACCGAGACGGCGACTGTTCGGCTCCGGCGCGCGACGGGGAACGAAGAGCTCGCGCCGGCTCACCGCCTCGACAGATTGACCGCCGGGCTACTGCTTTTTACCAAGCGGCGCGAAATTCGCGGAGCGTACCAGGACATGTTCGCCCGCCGCAGCGTCCGCAAAGTCTACGAGGCTATCGGCGCTGACACCGGGCTACGTCCGCCAGCACGATGGGAACACCACATCGCAAAAGAACACGGGGACATCGCCGCGCGGATTGTCGAAGGTGCTCCGGTAAACGCGCTAACCATCGTCCGCGACGTCAGCCCTCTTCCGGCGGCTCCCTTGTGGGGAGAAGCCGCGGCCCGGTACGAGCTTGAACCGGTCACGGGAAAGACGCACCAGTTGCGGGTGCAGATGCATGCCGCCGGCGCGCCGATTGTCAATGACGGTGTGTACCCCACGGTGCGTGGTTTCGGTGAGGAGGACTTTTCCGCACCGATGCTTCTGTGCGCGGTGGGCCTTTCTTTTACCGACCCGCTCTCAGGTGAAAACGTTAGCGTGTCGACACCCGGCTACGCGGGGTGA
- a CDS encoding GntR family transcriptional regulator, whose protein sequence is MAAETEPLFAQVARFLEDLIVDGGLRAGSRAPSTNELAAFHGINAATARRGIALLVDDGVLETRRGIGTFVTPDARGAILARRREMLPEQFVAPLIDEALRLGYDRASLASLVDKVAQSRGMYR, encoded by the coding sequence ATGGCGGCGGAAACGGAGCCGCTTTTCGCCCAGGTGGCGCGTTTTCTCGAAGACCTCATCGTGGACGGGGGCCTGCGCGCGGGTTCGCGCGCTCCGTCAACGAACGAGCTCGCCGCGTTCCACGGGATCAACGCCGCAACGGCCCGCCGGGGCATCGCACTGCTTGTCGACGACGGCGTGCTGGAAACACGCCGCGGCATCGGCACCTTTGTCACACCGGACGCGCGGGGCGCCATACTCGCGCGGCGCCGGGAGATGTTGCCGGAGCAGTTTGTCGCCCCCCTGATCGACGAAGCCCTACGCCTCGGCTACGACCGAGCCTCCTTGGCTAGCCTGGTGGACAAGGTGGCGCAAAGCCGCGGAATGTACCGCTAA
- a CDS encoding NYN domain-containing protein has protein sequence MLERTLVFVDTSYLLASFYNSWEIGARSQLEIDLPEVVATLREMVTQQLHQPLHRQFWYDGIPESGPHRYQRALRACDGVQLRTGQLIEWGDRRTQKAVDTRLVADLVIQASRGNFSDFVLVSGDADMIPGVEEAAACGVRVHLYGFGWDSMSSALRHACDTTTILDPREDFACSMQLQVLEGPLPPTIRERPLADAEPLDADEGPAPVPMGNPLAAPKAEGPGGPEEEGAAPKKPEPPTEPDEEPSEAEAEVNRQAPNAKPGPKPTPKPSMMAPRRKLRSRYVPLPEEVWTSAGFQTPFDVGQQYATWWYENAASSEQRDNAHMLSGGGLPPEIDRPLLQFACETLHEYTLSEHQRVSLRDGFHAGIRGVLLNLRNSD, from the coding sequence ATGCTTGAACGCACTCTTGTATTTGTCGACACGTCGTACCTGCTCGCGAGTTTCTACAACTCGTGGGAAATCGGCGCCCGGTCGCAATTAGAAATTGACCTTCCCGAGGTCGTCGCCACGCTCCGGGAGATGGTTACCCAGCAACTACACCAACCACTCCACCGCCAGTTCTGGTACGACGGGATCCCCGAATCGGGTCCACACCGCTACCAGCGCGCGCTGCGCGCCTGCGACGGCGTACAGCTGCGCACCGGGCAACTGATCGAGTGGGGCGACCGCCGCACCCAGAAAGCTGTGGACACGCGTCTTGTCGCGGACCTCGTCATCCAGGCAAGCCGCGGGAACTTCAGCGATTTCGTGCTCGTCTCGGGCGATGCGGACATGATCCCCGGCGTGGAGGAAGCCGCCGCCTGCGGCGTGCGCGTCCACCTGTACGGCTTCGGCTGGGACTCGATGTCCTCCGCCCTGCGCCACGCCTGCGATACGACGACGATCCTCGACCCACGCGAGGACTTCGCCTGCTCGATGCAGCTCCAGGTCCTCGAAGGCCCTCTTCCCCCGACGATTCGTGAACGCCCGCTTGCCGACGCCGAGCCTCTCGACGCCGACGAGGGCCCGGCGCCCGTCCCGATGGGCAACCCCCTCGCCGCGCCGAAGGCCGAGGGGCCCGGCGGGCCCGAAGAGGAGGGGGCGGCGCCGAAGAAACCCGAGCCGCCGACGGAGCCCGATGAGGAGCCGAGCGAGGCAGAAGCCGAGGTCAACAGGCAGGCGCCCAATGCGAAGCCTGGGCCGAAGCCGACACCAAAGCCCTCGATGATGGCGCCCCGCCGGAAGCTGCGCTCGCGTTACGTCCCGCTTCCCGAGGAGGTGTGGACGTCCGCCGGCTTCCAGACACCCTTCGACGTTGGCCAACAGTACGCCACGTGGTGGTACGAAAACGCCGCGTCCTCGGAGCAGCGCGACAACGCGCACATGCTCTCGGGCGGCGGCTTGCCCCCGGAGATTGACAGGCCGCTGCTGCAGTTCGCCTGCGAGACCCTGCACGAGTACACGCTCAGCGAGCACCAGCGCGTCAGCCTGCGCGATGGCTTCCACGCGGGCATCCGCGGGGTGCTGCTGAACCTCCGCAACTCGGACTAG
- a CDS encoding PspA/IM30 family protein, protein MANPFQKGWKYLMQSLDAKIDENADPKVQIQQAVAEAKKRHREISQQAATIIGNRNQLQMKLDRLIKSQEDLQNKARTALQAADKASAAGDADKAQQFGSSAEVIASQLVSVEQELEQTKTAYAAAEKAAAEAQQQQKQSEARLQEQLGEVSKLESQIDQTLMQEQTARTMDSINQFGGNDNVPTLDGVREKIERRYASALGAQELAQDSVSGRMAEIETSGTDLAASNRLAEIRASLGGGEIESGAAEAAGELDAATEKDSGAGDSVEDALAEAEAYIEADEDTPAEEKKD, encoded by the coding sequence ATGGCAAATCCCTTCCAGAAGGGCTGGAAGTACCTCATGCAGTCCCTTGACGCCAAGATCGACGAGAACGCCGATCCGAAGGTGCAGATCCAACAGGCTGTAGCCGAGGCGAAGAAGCGGCACCGGGAAATCAGCCAGCAGGCCGCCACCATCATCGGCAACCGCAACCAGCTGCAGATGAAGCTTGACCGGCTCATCAAATCCCAGGAGGACCTGCAGAACAAGGCGCGCACGGCGTTGCAGGCAGCGGACAAAGCCTCCGCCGCCGGCGACGCGGACAAGGCGCAGCAGTTCGGCAGCTCCGCGGAGGTCATCGCCAGCCAGCTTGTGTCCGTCGAGCAGGAGCTTGAGCAGACGAAAACCGCCTACGCCGCGGCCGAGAAAGCCGCCGCGGAGGCCCAGCAGCAGCAGAAGCAGTCTGAGGCGCGTTTGCAGGAGCAGCTCGGGGAGGTGTCGAAGCTGGAGAGCCAGATCGACCAGACCCTGATGCAGGAGCAGACGGCCCGGACAATGGACTCCATCAACCAGTTCGGCGGCAACGACAACGTCCCGACGCTCGACGGCGTGCGCGAGAAGATCGAGCGCCGCTACGCCAGCGCGCTGGGTGCACAGGAACTGGCGCAGGACTCCGTCAGCGGGCGCATGGCGGAAATAGAGACGTCGGGCACCGACCTGGCGGCATCCAACCGCCTCGCCGAGATCCGCGCCTCCCTCGGCGGCGGGGAGATTGAGTCCGGCGCCGCCGAGGCCGCAGGCGAGCTCGACGCTGCGACCGAGAAGGACAGCGGCGCTGGCGACAGCGTCGAGGATGCCCTCGCGGAGGCGGAGGCCTACATCGAGGCCGACGAGGATACCCCCGCGGAGGAGAAGAAGGACTAG
- the trxA gene encoding thioredoxin produces the protein MSTLDVTEDTFEQTVTAEGIVFVDAWADWCGPCKAFAPTYEKASEQYPDVTFAKLDTEANQQLASALEIQAIPTLMAFRDGIMVFRNAGALPPAAFDDLIQQVKGLDMEEVRRQVAEQNQQGE, from the coding sequence ATGAGCACACTTGACGTTACTGAGGACACGTTTGAGCAGACCGTAACCGCCGAGGGCATCGTCTTCGTCGACGCGTGGGCGGACTGGTGCGGCCCGTGCAAGGCATTCGCCCCGACCTACGAGAAGGCCTCCGAGCAGTACCCGGACGTGACCTTTGCCAAGCTCGACACCGAGGCGAACCAGCAGCTCGCGTCGGCGCTGGAGATCCAGGCGATCCCGACGCTGATGGCGTTCCGCGACGGCATCATGGTCTTCCGTAACGCTGGCGCGCTGCCGCCGGCCGCATTTGACGACCTGATCCAGCAGGTCAAGGGCCTGGACATGGAGGAAGTCCGCCGCCAGGTGGCAGAGCAGAACCAGCAGGGCGAGTAA
- a CDS encoding copper chaperone produces MHKNYLISGPSHEAAVDSLVDEVSVVAGTQGVDVDIAASTMSVTGENFSDQQILDAVEAAGFSLRGDLAL; encoded by the coding sequence ATGCACAAGAACTACCTCATCAGCGGACCCTCCCACGAGGCGGCGGTGGACTCCCTCGTGGACGAGGTCAGTGTTGTTGCCGGCACCCAGGGCGTCGACGTGGACATCGCCGCCAGCACGATGAGCGTCACCGGCGAGAACTTCTCGGACCAGCAGATCCTCGACGCCGTAGAAGCTGCCGGTTTTAGCCTGCGGGGAGACCTCGCGCTCTGA
- a CDS encoding heavy-metal-associated domain-containing protein, giving the protein MATRQFNVEGMSCEHCEASIKEEVSAIPGVTGVSADHTTGLVEVDGEGFSAEEVAKAVHEAGYTLR; this is encoded by the coding sequence ATGGCCACAAGGCAGTTTAACGTCGAAGGCATGAGCTGCGAGCACTGCGAGGCGAGCATCAAGGAGGAGGTCTCCGCCATCCCCGGCGTGACCGGGGTCAGCGCCGACCACACGACGGGGCTCGTGGAGGTTGACGGCGAGGGCTTTTCCGCGGAGGAAGTCGCCAAGGCCGTCCACGAGGCGGGCTACACCCTTCGCTGA
- a CDS encoding heavy metal translocating P-type ATPase — protein MNAPDIPTLSRVELGVTGMTCTSCSARVQRKLNKIEGVDATVNYSTETASVSYDPERATQDDLVEAVRGAGYDAFALSGPGGAEETSPSAKLDDAREREATRLGRTTAWSALITLPVALVSMIPALQFPNWQWAVFAATTLVYFSAGAEFHRATLANLRHGATTMDTLISLGTTAAYVWSAIALFAGPPGEEIYLETVCVIITFLLLGRWIEVRAKGRSSRALRELTEMGAKEATLLRDGTEVRVPISQLAVGDVFVVRPGEKIATDGRVVEGVSSVDESMLTGESVPVDVAEGSAVTGATINTSGRLTVEATRVGDATTLSRMAELVTQAQAGKAPVERLVDRVSRIFVPAVIGVSAVTLAAHLLFGSGVADAFSAAVAVLIIACPCALGLATPTAILVGTGRGAQLGLLIRGPEVLELARRVDAVVLDKTGTLTRGEMSVTAVSAAPGTAEDDVLRLAAAIEAGSEHPIARAIVAAAPEGATPAVEDFRALPGRGAQGRVGSRAVRVGRPSGALGALEQDFAAAEESGATAVAVEVDGAAAGIISVRDALKPDAADAIEAFRGLGLVPHLLTGDNEQAAQHAAREAGIDADNVMAGVLPEDKVRAVERLQESGARVAMVGDGINDAAALAQSDLGLAMGAGTDVAIEASDITLMNNSLNAAVDAVRLARSTLSTIRGNLFWAFAYNTVLIPVAALGLLNPMLAGIAMAFSSVFVVLNSLRLRGFRGRSAPQGAAGESR, from the coding sequence ATGAACGCTCCAGATATTCCGACGCTTTCTCGCGTTGAGCTGGGCGTCACGGGCATGACGTGCACGTCGTGTTCCGCGCGCGTCCAGCGCAAACTCAACAAGATCGAGGGCGTCGACGCCACCGTCAACTACTCCACCGAGACCGCCTCCGTCTCCTACGACCCAGAGCGCGCCACGCAGGACGATCTCGTCGAGGCCGTCCGCGGCGCCGGCTACGACGCCTTCGCGCTCTCTGGCCCCGGGGGCGCCGAGGAGACGTCGCCAAGCGCGAAGCTTGACGACGCCCGCGAGCGCGAAGCGACCCGGCTCGGCCGCACCACGGCCTGGTCCGCGCTGATCACGCTGCCCGTCGCGCTTGTCTCCATGATTCCCGCGCTGCAGTTCCCCAACTGGCAGTGGGCCGTGTTCGCGGCGACCACGCTGGTGTACTTCTCCGCGGGCGCCGAGTTCCACCGCGCGACCCTGGCCAACCTGCGCCACGGCGCGACGACGATGGACACCCTCATCAGCCTGGGCACCACGGCCGCCTACGTCTGGTCGGCGATCGCGCTGTTTGCCGGGCCTCCGGGCGAGGAAATCTACCTCGAAACCGTCTGCGTGATCATCACGTTCTTGCTGCTCGGGCGGTGGATCGAAGTCCGGGCGAAGGGCCGCAGCTCGCGGGCGCTGCGGGAGCTTACCGAGATGGGGGCGAAGGAAGCCACGCTGCTTCGCGACGGCACCGAGGTGCGCGTGCCCATCTCCCAGCTCGCCGTCGGCGACGTCTTCGTGGTTCGCCCGGGCGAGAAGATCGCGACGGACGGGCGCGTGGTCGAGGGCGTTTCCTCCGTCGACGAATCCATGCTGACGGGCGAATCCGTCCCCGTCGACGTGGCGGAGGGCTCCGCAGTGACGGGCGCGACGATCAATACGTCCGGGCGCCTCACCGTCGAGGCCACCCGCGTCGGCGACGCGACCACGCTGTCGCGCATGGCTGAGCTGGTGACCCAGGCGCAGGCCGGGAAGGCCCCGGTCGAGCGTCTGGTCGACCGCGTCTCGCGGATCTTCGTGCCCGCCGTAATCGGCGTTTCCGCCGTCACGCTCGCCGCACACCTGCTGTTCGGCTCCGGCGTCGCGGACGCCTTCAGCGCCGCGGTTGCGGTGCTCATCATCGCCTGCCCCTGCGCGCTCGGCCTGGCCACGCCCACCGCGATCCTCGTCGGCACCGGGCGCGGCGCCCAGCTGGGCCTTCTGATCCGGGGGCCCGAGGTCCTCGAGCTGGCCCGCCGGGTGGACGCCGTGGTGCTGGATAAAACAGGGACGCTGACGCGCGGCGAGATGAGCGTCACCGCCGTCTCCGCCGCGCCCGGCACTGCAGAAGACGACGTTTTGCGCCTCGCCGCCGCGATCGAGGCCGGTTCCGAGCACCCGATCGCCAGGGCGATCGTCGCGGCGGCCCCCGAGGGCGCGACACCCGCCGTGGAGGACTTCCGCGCGCTGCCCGGGCGCGGCGCGCAGGGCCGCGTCGGATCCCGCGCGGTTCGCGTCGGGCGGCCCTCCGGCGCACTCGGCGCGCTGGAGCAGGACTTCGCCGCGGCAGAGGAATCCGGGGCCACCGCCGTCGCCGTCGAGGTCGACGGCGCCGCCGCCGGCATCATCTCCGTGCGCGACGCTCTCAAACCTGACGCGGCCGACGCCATCGAGGCGTTCCGCGGCCTCGGGCTTGTGCCCCACCTGCTCACCGGCGACAACGAGCAGGCCGCGCAGCACGCCGCGCGTGAGGCCGGGATCGACGCTGACAACGTCATGGCCGGGGTGCTCCCGGAGGACAAGGTCCGCGCGGTCGAGCGGCTGCAGGAGAGCGGCGCGCGGGTGGCGATGGTCGGCGACGGCATCAACGACGCCGCCGCGCTGGCCCAGTCCGACCTCGGTTTGGCCATGGGCGCCGGCACCGACGTCGCCATCGAGGCCTCCGACATCACGCTGATGAACAACTCGCTCAACGCGGCCGTCGACGCGGTGCGTTTGGCCCGCTCCACCCTGTCGACGATCCGCGGCAATCTCTTCTGGGCCTTCGCCTACAACACGGTGCTCATCCCGGTCGCGGCGCTCGGCCTGCTCAACCCCATGCTCGCCGGTATCGCGATGGCCTTTTCCTCCGTCTTCGTGGTCCTCAACTCGCTGCGCCTGCGCGGGTTCCGCGGCCGCAGCGCCCCGCAGGGCGCCGCGGGTGAATCCCGGTAG
- a CDS encoding MFS transporter, with the protein MHVPTSPALTRNERLDRLPVTPKHRRLLFGSGIGWALDAMDVGLVSFVIAALAVHWNLEATTTSWIASAGFIGMAVGASLAGLAADKVGRRQVFALTLVVYGLATGASALAGSVAVLIALRFLTGLGLGGELPVASTLVSEFSPRRVRGRMVVVLEAFWAVGWILAAVIGTFVVSQGENGWRWGLALGAVPAVYAIVVRLGLPESVRFLESKGRHDEAEEIVRSFEEDAGKPLDDATPPAHHDEPRGGLWGRDLWRRTAAFWVVWFCVSLAYYGAFTWIPSLLVEQGFTLVRSFSFTLVITLAQLPGYAAAAWLIERWGRRLTLTVFLAGSAVAAFLYGMAGAPWQIIAAGCLLSFFNLGAWGALYAIGPELYPTSVRATGTGAGAAFGRVGSIIAPLLVPPLLAAGGPLLVFGLFAAAFALACVAAFTLPEQRGVALR; encoded by the coding sequence ATGCACGTGCCCACTTCCCCCGCGCTGACGCGCAACGAGCGGCTCGACCGCCTCCCCGTCACCCCGAAGCACCGGCGCCTCCTGTTCGGCTCCGGCATCGGCTGGGCGCTTGACGCCATGGACGTCGGCCTCGTCTCCTTCGTCATCGCGGCGCTGGCCGTGCACTGGAACCTGGAGGCCACCACGACGTCGTGGATCGCCTCGGCCGGCTTCATCGGAATGGCGGTGGGCGCCTCGCTGGCGGGTTTGGCCGCCGACAAGGTCGGCCGGAGGCAGGTCTTCGCCCTCACCCTCGTCGTCTACGGCCTGGCCACCGGCGCCTCCGCGCTCGCCGGGTCCGTGGCGGTGCTCATCGCGCTGCGGTTTCTCACCGGCCTCGGCCTCGGCGGCGAGCTGCCCGTCGCCTCCACACTGGTCAGCGAGTTTTCCCCTCGGCGTGTACGCGGGCGCATGGTCGTCGTGCTCGAGGCCTTCTGGGCGGTGGGGTGGATCCTCGCCGCCGTCATCGGCACGTTCGTCGTTTCGCAGGGCGAGAACGGCTGGCGCTGGGGCCTCGCCCTCGGCGCCGTGCCCGCCGTTTACGCCATCGTCGTTCGCCTCGGCCTGCCGGAATCTGTGCGCTTCCTCGAATCCAAGGGGCGCCACGACGAGGCGGAGGAGATCGTCCGCTCCTTCGAGGAGGACGCAGGAAAGCCGCTTGACGACGCCACCCCGCCCGCCCACCACGACGAACCGCGCGGCGGGCTGTGGGGGCGCGACCTGTGGCGGCGCACCGCCGCATTTTGGGTGGTGTGGTTCTGCGTCTCGCTCGCCTACTACGGCGCCTTCACCTGGATTCCCTCGCTGCTGGTGGAGCAGGGTTTTACGCTGGTGCGCTCATTTTCCTTCACGCTGGTGATCACCCTCGCTCAGCTCCCGGGGTACGCGGCCGCGGCCTGGCTCATCGAGCGCTGGGGGCGGCGCCTTACCCTCACCGTCTTCCTCGCCGGGTCCGCCGTCGCCGCCTTCCTCTACGGCATGGCGGGCGCGCCCTGGCAGATCATCGCCGCCGGGTGCCTGCTGTCCTTCTTCAATCTCGGCGCGTGGGGCGCCCTCTACGCCATCGGGCCGGAGCTGTACCCGACCTCCGTGCGAGCCACCGGCACGGGGGCGGGCGCGGCGTTCGGGCGCGTCGGCTCGATCATCGCGCCCCTGCTGGTCCCGCCGCTGCTCGCCGCGGGTGGGCCCTTGCTTGTGTTCGGGCTGTTCGCCGCGGCATTTGCGCTTGCCTGCGTCGCCGCGTTTACCCTTCCGGAGCAGCGCGGCGTAGCGCTGCGCTGA
- a CDS encoding transposase gives MKQRAIELVLHAQADPDTSRGTITRIAVELGMSKETLRGWVRAHKQSGAATPAESVDCAAENRRLRAELIEAKRANEILKRASAFFAPECERPHR, from the coding sequence TTGAAGCAGCGCGCCATCGAACTGGTGCTGCACGCGCAAGCTGACCCTGACACGTCTCGCGGTACGATCACCCGCATCGCTGTCGAGCTCGGAATGAGTAAGGAAACTCTGCGCGGCTGGGTCCGCGCTCATAAACAATCCGGCGCGGCAACCCCGGCTGAATCGGTGGATTGTGCAGCGGAGAACCGCAGACTGCGAGCTGAACTGATTGAAGCGAAGCGCGCCAACGAGATTTTGAAAAGAGCATCAGCTTTTTTCGCGCCCGAGTGCGAGCGCCCACACAGGTAG
- a CDS encoding DDE-type integrase/transposase/recombinase translates to MPTRVGWVYASFVLDAYTREIVGWQITNHMRTSLAKDALDMALSARLRAGEDVSGLIHHFRQGRAVQVGCLRRDLGSVAGYRFGWLAGRLLRQRDGRSAELSVQS, encoded by the coding sequence ATCCCCACGCGTGTCGGGTGGGTATACGCCTCGTTCGTCCTCGACGCGTATACCCGGGAGATTGTTGGCTGGCAGATCACCAACCACATGCGCACATCGCTGGCTAAAGACGCACTTGACATGGCCTTGTCAGCGCGCCTGCGCGCCGGTGAAGATGTCTCCGGTCTGATCCATCACTTTAGACAGGGGCGTGCAGTACAGGTCGGTTGTCTACGGAGAGACCTTGGCTCAGTCGCAGGTTATCGCTTCGGTTGGCTCGCGGGGAGACTCCTACGACAACGCGATGGCAGAAGCGCTGAACTCAGTGTTCAAAGCTGA
- a CDS encoding integrase core domain-containing protein, with the protein MAEALNSVFKAELIDRRTWPGLRDVLVATSTWVGGYNNRRVHSALGYRPPRQVHQEYTAANTQAA; encoded by the coding sequence ATGGCAGAAGCGCTGAACTCAGTGTTCAAAGCTGAACTCATCGACCGTAGGACCTGGCCGGGGCTGCGAGATGTTCTCGTCGCGACGTCGACATGGGTCGGCGGGTACAACAACCGTCGTGTGCACTCGGCGCTGGGGTACCGCCCACCCCGCCAGGTCCATCAGGAATACACCGCCGCGAACACCCAAGCGGCCTAA